One region of Culex pipiens pallens isolate TS chromosome 2, TS_CPP_V2, whole genome shotgun sequence genomic DNA includes:
- the LOC120424129 gene encoding alpha-tocopherol transfer protein-like isoform X1, translating into MKTLTYPSVEEQYRQYRSDVQVLIEWLQTQPHLPEISEYELILFLHSNYYEMEATKKTIEAYYTFRTTCKDMFVDKDVCSAPVQQAMDITAITTLPKLTQENYRVIFAKIIDTDASKFVLPTIFKFGFTCVDIDIWENGCSEGYVLIIDTKTLHIGHLPKIGLFTVKNFVYYIQEALPLRLKAVHFINMVPMIERILAMARPFLKKELLEMIHFHTNVEGLFPFIPQRNLPVEYGGDSESLSVAKKKMDDKVMELRDFILSKELTQRIDESKRIKTKSLFNLFGAF; encoded by the exons ATGAAGACCTTAACATACCCGTCCGTTGAAGAGCAGTACAGGCAGTACAGATCCGATGTGCAAGTGTTGATCGAGTGGCTCCAAACGCAGCCCCATCTACCGGAGATATCAG AATACGAACTAATCTTGTTTTTACATTCGAATTATTATGAAATGGAGGCAACGAAAAAAACTATCGAAGCATATTACACATTTCGAACAACCTGCAAAGACATGTTTGTAGACAAGGAT GTTTGTTCGGCACCGGTTCAGCAAGCAATGGATATCAC agctaTCACCACATTACCAAAATTAACTCAAGAAAACTACAGAgtcatttttgcgaaaatcatcGACACCGATGCCAGTAAATTTGTTCTTCCAACAATATTcaaatt CGGCTTCACCTGCGTCGACATTGATATTTGGGAAAATGGATGCTCAGAAGGATACGTTCTGATAATCGACACCAAAACTCTTCACATTGGTCATCTTCCAAAAATTGGACTTTTTACGGTGAAAAACTTTGTTTACTACATCCAGGAAGCACTCCCGCTTCGCCTCAAAGCAGTGCATTTCATTAATATGGTGCCAATGATTGAGAGGATTCTGGCTATGGCGAGACCATTCTTAAAGAAAGAATTGCTGGAAATGATCCATTTTCATACCAACGTCGAAGGTTTATTTCCCTTCATTCCGCAACGAAATCTGCCCGTTGAATATGGAGGAGATTCTGAGTCATTGTCTGTTGCAAAAA agAAAATGGACGACAAAGTAATGGAACTTAGAGATTTCATATTGAGCAAAGAACTTACGCAAAGGATTGATGAAAGCAAACGTATCAAGACTAAGAGCTTGTTTAATCTGTTTGGTGCATTTTAG
- the LOC120424129 gene encoding alpha-tocopherol transfer protein-like isoform X2 codes for MDKELGLHLITIKEWLSTQRHLPPISDQEIKTFLHSNYYDLEKTKVTIENYYTFRTNCKDFFSNLDLNSEELQRMMTVVDMGILPQTTPEGYKIIVVRLADTDASKFSQISYSKFAAIALEEWLKEDGLAEGHVIIYDFTGCHLGHIAKLGIFPTKNYLYYIQEALPIRMKGMHFANIPSFVDKILLLMKPFMKRELYDVLHLHSTNEALQKFVPPNCLPSEYGGTAGPFKPFRDEFYGKLLANREAILRGETEKQVVESERASRGNGWFSMFRR; via the exons ATGGATAAAGAGCTAGGGTTACATTTAATTACGATTAAAGAATGGCTTTCGACACAACGACACCTTCCTCCAATAAGTG ATCAAGAAATTAAAACGTTTCTTCACTCAAACTATTACGATCTGGAGAAAACCAAAGTAACAATTGAAAACTATTACACGTTTCGAACAAATTGCAAGGACTTTTTCAGCAACCTGGACCTGAACTCTGAGGAACTGCAAAGAATGATGACCGTGGTAGATATGGGCATTCTGCCTCAAACAACACCTGAGGGTTACAAAATTATCGTTGTTCGTTTGGCGGACACCGATGCcagtaaattttcacaaatcagcTACAGTAAATT TGCTGCAATAGCTTTGGAAGAGTGGCTTAAAGAGGATGGCTTAGCTGAAGGTCACGTGATCATTTATGACTTTACCGGTTGCCACCTGGGTCACATCGCGAAGCTGGGTATCTTCCCCACGAAGAATTATTTGTACTATATTCAGGAGGCGCTACCGATTCGCATGAAAGGGATGCACTTTGCAAACATTCCATCGTTTGTGGACAAAATTTTGCTCCTTATGAAACCCTTCATGAAGCGTGAACTGTACGATGTGTTGCATTTGCACAGTACAAACGAAGCATTGCAAAAATTTGTACCGCCAAATTGTCTCCCGAGCGAGTACGGAGGCACTGCTGGTCCATTTAAGCCGTTTAGAG ATGAGTTTTACGGGAAATTACTTGCAAATCGTGAAGCAATTCTGCGAGGAGAGACGGAGAAACAAGTGGTGGAAAGTGAGCGAGCATCACGTGGGAACGGATGGTTCAGCATGTTTCGCAGATAA
- the LOC120424119 gene encoding uncharacterized protein LOC120424119 produces MADSGIETAAPPDWLEKLETRREKIKGKLGHESGNGAPCVVCGSKCPGLDLHFWRKVCRNCKCRKEQHDCKDDDVTGWAQFEILGAIRSKPAYIKISELTDKPVQLDWIPPNVSPEVAADYMTQLGQQNIPIAGSDAAEKRKQQLEYQVPPHDLDASLCHNLSENEAAQLVQYVEKIKKNCVGQGNVVRIGDTIKHLPASAKGMMLPPAPPADSVQRDRIVQQLINSEPIKSILAGSSAFAGQPLALLKEPLEPDFMGSPALSDKTKYKMKLMKVNSDVIKAAVRYGPEVDTILNALKSKGVKFQDHCSLLGPLDAFRKEYLGNPKFQAEIDKFLALQSTPADVREANMRSSADEKFNSPLPLRNFARHDHLQYQETPVRKLKFDQQQVTPQLSTQCQAALQKDKVLADILNSEPLKTTLHAPVYGSALIISRKAMFPDFISSPFLSPASKARLERMKINTQTIQSAVLNGPYYDELLSKLSGAGINYAQDAVLQPIDDFRDEFLSYDSDNDFQKEIIDFVKNSDLSAFNVSPDQVPEIAENRKAAQNSNQLLSEILSNPSVQDALQPGSKPGQAVQISNTPMVCDILHQDKIPRPVLQKLAKINIDNEAIESAVVCGPIYDKLIHQLNKNRINYAADSVLGPIAQFRAEYLNDDNFRKELARYVTNPEPCLFESATIEELPPDDQQLAKPFSGMHISHSDDSGFGSVPPTPNYSTYPGVLSAELNAREGVLASIPAIEDMNMYPEVRPSPTKLPYSKEVGSTYIPNAPPQNINQTPPEPVMCSGCQQSINVGEVAVKAERAEKSGKSAAWHPQCFKCEDCKELLADLVYFYHGGKVYCARDLANMLKIPRCSACDELIFTKEYTAAEGSTFHIKHFCCYHCDAPLAGQQYIPDEKSNMPLCLTCYDTFFAKSCHNCGGIIGPAEQGVAWGNIHWHGPCFLCCGQGCGKSLIGGRFCVRNEMPFCSPQCLKSVIQ; encoded by the exons ATGGCCGACTCCGGCATCGAAACTGCGGCCCCACCTGATTGGCTCGAGAAACTCGAGACCCGGCGTGAAAAAATCAAAGGGAAACTTGGCCATGAAAGCGGAAACGGTGCTCCGTGCGTCGTTTGCG GTTCCAAATGTCCCGGTTTGGATCTCCACTTTTGGCGCAAGGTATGTCGCAACTGCAAGTGCCGAAAGGAACAGCACGACTGCAAAGATGACGACGTGACCGGATGGGCCCAGTTTGAGATCCTTGGAGCGATCCGTTCGAAGCCAGCAT ACATAAAAATCTCCGAGTTGACCGATAAGCCCGTGCAGCTTGACTGGATTCCTCCAAACGTGTCGCCGGAAGTGGCCGCCGATTACATGACCCAGCTGGGTCAGCAGAACATTCCAATAGCAGGTAGCGATGCCGCCGAGAAGCGCAAACAGCAGCTCGAGTACCAGGTTCCACCGCACGATCTCGACGCAAGTCTGTGCCACAATTTGTCCGAGAACGAGGCGGCCCAACTGGTGCAGTACGTGGAGAAGATCAAGAAGAACTGCGTGGGACAGGGCAATGTAGTCCGTATCGGGGACACGATCAAGCACCTGCCGGCTTCGGCTAAGGGAATGATGCTGCCACCGGCTCCACCAGCGGACTCGGTTCAGCGGGACAGAATTGTTCAACAGTTGATCAACTCTGAACCAATCAAATCTATTCTTGCTGGAAGCTCGGCCTTCGCCGGTCAACCGCTGGCACTCCTCAAGGAACCGTTGGAACCGGATTTCATGGGTTCTCCTGCGCTGTCCGACAAAACCAAGTACAAAATGAAACTGATGAAAGTAAACTCAGATGTGATAAAGGCAGCTGTTCGCTACGGACCCGAAGTTGACACGATCCTGAACGCACTCAAATCCAAAGGCGTTAAGTTTCAAGATCACTGCAGTCTTCTAGGCCCGCTGGATGCATTCCGCAAAGAATACCTCGGAAATCCCAAATTCCAAGCTGAAATCGACAAGTTCCTTGCGCTACAGTCTACACCGGCTGATGTCCGTGAAGCTAACATGCGATCGTCTGCGGATGAAAAGTTCAATTCACCACTACCGCTAAGAAACTTTGCCCGTCACGATCACTTGCAGTACCAGGAGACACCGGTTCGTAAGCTTAAATTCGACCAGCAACAAGTCACTCCTCAGTTATCGACCCAATGCCAGGCAGCGCTACAGAAGGACAAGGTGCTGGCCGACATCCTGAACTCAGAACCACTCAAAACCACTCTTCACGCGCCGGTTTACGGGTCAGCGTTGATCATTTCGCGCAAAGCCATGTTTCCAGATTTCATTAGCAGTCCGTTTCTGTCACCGGCGTCCAAGGCACGCCTCGAGCGCATGAAGATCAACACCCAAACCATACAGAGTGCCGTGCTGAACGGTCCGTATTATGACGAACTGCTCTCGAAGCTGTCCGGAGCCGGCATTAACTACGCGCAAGATGCAGTCTTGCAACCGATTGACGATTTCCGAGATGAATTTCTTAGCTACGATAGCGATAATGATTTCCAGAAAGAGATAATTGATTTCGTCAAAAACTCGGACCTGTCTGCCTTCAACGTGTCACCGGATCAAGTCCCAGAAATCGCCGAAAACCGAAAAGCAGCCCAAAACTCCAATCAACTACTGTCGGAGATTTTGTCCAACCCAAGCGTACAAGACGCGCTGCAACCAGGATCTAAACCTGGTCAAGCTGTACAAATCTCCAACACCCCAATGGTGTGCGATATACTTCATCAGGATAAGATCCCACGGCCGGTTCTTCAAAAGCTGGCCAAAATCAACATTGACAACGAAGCAATCGAAAGCGCCGTGGTCTGCGGACCAATCTACGACAAGCTGATCCACCAGTTGAACAAGAACCGTATCAACTATGCTGCCGATTCCGTGCTGGGTCCAATTGCGCAGTTCCGAGCAGAGTATCTCAACGATGACAACTTCAGAAAAGAGCTTGCACGCTACGTCACAAATCCTGAACCGTGTCTCTTTGAATCTGCCACCATTGAAGAACTCCCTCCGGATGATCAGCAACTGGCAAAGCCTTTCTCCGGAATGCACATTTCCCACAGCGATGACTCTGGATTTGGATCGGTTCCTCCCACGCCAAACTACTCCACTTATCCGGGAGTGCTGAGTGCGGAACTCAACGCCCGTGAGGGTGTCCTCGCTTCAATTCCGGCAATCGAAGATATGAACATGTACCCGGAAGTGCGCCCTAGCCCAACAAAACTGCCCTACTCCAAGGAAGTCGGATCTACGTACATTCCCAACGCACCACCACAAAACATCAACCAAACTCCTCCGGAACCGGTCATGTGCAGCGGATGTCAGCAGAGCATCAACGTTGGGGAAGTCGCCGTCAAGGCCGAACGGGCCGAGAAATCCGGCAAGAGTGCGGCCTGGCATCCGCAGTGCTTTAAATGTGAAGATTGCAAAGAGTTGCTCGCCGATCTGGTGTACTTTTACCACGGTGGAAAGGTATACTGTGCACGTGACTTGGCCAACATGCTCAAGATTCCGCGCTGTTCAGCCTGCGACGAGCTAATCTTCACCAAGGAGTACACCGCGGCCGAGGGATCCACGTTTCATATTAAACATTTCTGCTGCTATCACTGTGACGCCCCGCTGGCCGGCCAGCAGTACATTCCGGACGAAAAGTCCAACATGCCGCTCTGTCTGACCTGCTACGATACGTTCTTTGCCAAGTCGTGCCACAACTGCGGCGGAATAATCGGTCCGGCGGAACAGGGCGTCGCCTGGGGCAATATCCACTGGCATGGGCCGTGTTTCCTGTGCTGCGGCCAAGGATGCGGCAAATCACTGATCGGGGGGAGATTCTGCGTGCGAAACGAAATGCCTTTCTGCAGTCCGCAGTGCTTGAAAAGTGTTATTCAGTAA
- the LOC120424122 gene encoding synaptosomal-associated protein 29, which produces MSGHQYVPNPSNLFADEDEIDDELFLRNARRTAGGSATTSPPATDQGYHQYDQFQKNFLAQSYDPADEEKYGSGSLVSGKSALSGSAAGTNFTRPDVLGPEPYQGGGAGDYAVYGGQMAAGYGVDPYATAATSPYGGSQGFHSVPGRGGGVYGELDSETDDEIVRQRQTFEQRRRELEESTLLTSQRCLGVLRETEQVGIATAEELHRQREQLEKTKKQLDEINNSLRFSQKHLNSLKSVFGGLKNYLSGRMGPDQPPQQQPQQQHQQQQQQQQQQQSSSTGIPRSNISPSPSEELYPNPQDFRIPDNYWPDAATRMRQDYHHQAQDMAHTNGAVQGGPGFSHQLDQNLDDMRGNLSRLKNLALDLNQEIDSQNDLIDDISNRVEDVDVKIGKQNKDMNRLMRK; this is translated from the coding sequence ATGTCCGGCCATCAGTACGTGCCCAACCCGTCGAATCTGTTTGCGGACGAGGATGAAATCGACGACGAGTTGTTTCTGCGTAATGCCCGAAGGACGGCAGGAGGAAGCGCCACGACGAGCCCTCCTGCCACGGACCAAGGTTATCACCAGTATGATCAGTTCCAGAAGAACTTCCTTGCGCAAAGCTACGATCCGGCCGACGAGGAAAAGTACGGTTCGGGTTCGCTAGTGTCGGGCAAGTCGGCGCTAAGTGGCAGTGCTGCGGGGACAAACTTTACCCGCCCGGATGTCCTCGGGCCTGAACCGTACCAGGGTGGTGGTGCAGGTGATTACGCGGTTTACGGGGGACAAATGGCCGCAGGATACGGGGTGGATCCTTACGCGACGGCGGCCACATCGCCTTACGGTGGTTCCCAGGGTTTTCACTCGGTTCCCGGAAGGGGAGGAGGAGTGTACGGAGAGCTGGATTCCGAAACGGACGACGAAATAGTTAGGCAACGGCAAACGTTTGAACAAAGGCGAAGGGAGCTGGAGGAAAGTACGTTGCTTACGTCCCAACGTTGTTTGGGTGTGCTCAGGGAAACGGAACAAGTCGGAATTGCCACGGCGGAAGAATTGCACCGTCAGCGGGAACAGCTGGAAAAGACCAAGAAACAGTTGGACGAAATCAACAACTCGCTTCGATTTAGCCAGAAGCATCTGAACAGCCTGAAGAGTGTCTTCGGTGGACTCAAAAATTATCTCTCCGGCCGAATGGGACCGGATCAACCGCCACAGCAACAaccccagcagcagcatcagcaacagcagcagcagcagcaacaacagcagagCAGCTCAACAGGAATACCTCGATCGAACATATCGCCTTCGCCGTCGGAGGAACTTTACCCAAACCCACAGGACTTTAGAATTCCGGACAATTATTGGCCGGACGCGGCCACTCGAATGCGGCAAGACTATCACCACCAGGCGCAGGACATGGCTCACACGAACGGGGCCGTCCAAGGCGGGCCCGGATTCAGCCACCAGCTGGACCAGAATCTCGACGACATGCGCGGGAATCTGTCCCGGCTCAAGAACCTTGCCCTCGATTTGAACCAAGAAATTGACAGCCAAAATGACCTTATCGACGACATCTCGAACCGCGTTGAAGATGTCGACGTGAAAATTGGCAAGCAAAACAAAGACATGAATCGGCTGATGCGGAAGTGA